The sequence CTGCCAGCAGGGGATCATCAGCAAGGTACAGAGATCGTTCGGTTGATTCAGCATCGCTCGTAGGAGGTACATCCAGTTATTTCCACACTGCGGGGCTGAATATTGCGGAGGGCCGTGCATTTAATGAAACCGACGAACAACGCGCCGCAAGGGTTGTTGTTCTGGGAGGGAGCATCAGTGATGCCCTGTTCCCAAACGAGGACCCTCTTGGCAAACAGATTCGCATTCAGGGGCAGAGGTTCACGGTAATTGGTGTTCTTGAACGCAGAGGGAATTTTATGGGTGTGGAGGATAATGACAACCGAATGATCGTACCCATCTCAGCCTATGGAACCATTTACGATCTGCGATGGGGTATCCAGCTCGCGGTACAGTTCGAGGATGAAGAGATGATCTCGGAAGGTGAATATGAAGTGATCGGAGCCATGCGGCAGATTCGCGGACTCGACCCGATGGATGACAATGATTTCGCCATCAACCAGTCTGCACTTTTTGAACAGGAATTTCAGTCCATGAAAATGGTCATATACGGAATCGGTATTTTTCTCACCGGCCTTGCACTGTTTGTAGGAGGTATCGGGGTGATGAATATTATGTTTGTTTCAGTAAAAGAGCGAACCAAGGAGATTGGAATTCGTAAAGCCGTAGGTGCAAAATCATGGGAGATACTCCTGCAGTTTTTGATGGAGTCTATTGTAATCTGTCTTGTGGGAGGAGTGATCGGTGTCTTGCTATCGATTGGTGTCACCCAGTTATTGAACCAGATATTTATTGCTTACATGGACTGGACTACCGTACTGAACGCAATTCTGATCTGTACCATGGTGGGAATCCTGTTTGGCTATCTGCCCTCAAGCAAAGCAGCAAAATCTGACCCGATTGAATCACTGAGGTACGAATAAATGAATATTACAGAAGTAATACGACAATCTTTCGATTCCATTACATCCAATAAGCTGCGTTCTTCATTAACGCTTCTTGCGATTACCGTCGGTGTATTTGCCATTATCAGCGCAAATACGGCGGTACTGGTTCTGGATACCTATTTTAAGGATACGCTCAGCCTGATGGGTGGAGACGTTATTACGGTATCGAAATACCCGGCCATTCAAATGGGGCCCATGGACTGGGATGTGTACCGAAACAGGGAAGATATTACCATTGAGCAGATGGAGCGGCTTGACGAGCTGAGCCGGCAGGCGGAGGGAATAGGCCCGAACAGGAACTACAGAACAACCAGGGTTACATATAAAGACAAAGAGACAGAACCCAATATCGGTATACGCGGCGGAAACGAGAATTATCTGGAAAATAACGCCTATACCATCGAGCGAGGCCGGAATTTTCTTGCTGAGGATATCGATTATGCACGGTCGGTTGCGATTATCGGTGCTGATGTGGAATCCGCTCTATTTGAAATGGAAGATGCACTGGGCAAGGAAATTCGGATAGAAGGGCGGCCCTACACGATTATCGGAATAACGGAAGCCAAAGGTAATGTATTCGGCAATACCCTTGATCGCTATGTGCTCATTCCGTACTCCAATCTGGCAGGCATTTACGGTAAAAATCAAAATATAGGTATTCAGCTCAGGGCAGGGTCGGTCGAAAACATTGAAAACGTAATTGATGAAGTTACCGGCATACTCAGAGCCATCCGAAAAGTGGATCCGGCTGCAGTTAATGATTTTGAAATATCTACAAACGAATCACTGAGCAATTCGCTTGAAAGCTTCACAGGTATTCTCTACACCATCGGATTCGTTGTTGGCGGTGTGGTGTTGCTCGGTGC comes from Rhodohalobacter mucosus and encodes:
- a CDS encoding ABC transporter permease, producing MNRLWISFIEGSRIALSALWANKVRAILTTTCIVIGIVSVTAMNTITDGVDRSFEESMDMLGRNVVFVEKWPWGFGGEYKWWEYRNRREMELSYVEKLRQLVPNSTFVSASASRGSSARYRDRSVDSASLVGGTSSYFHTAGLNIAEGRAFNETDEQRAARVVVLGGSISDALFPNEDPLGKQIRIQGQRFTVIGVLERRGNFMGVEDNDNRMIVPISAYGTIYDLRWGIQLAVQFEDEEMISEGEYEVIGAMRQIRGLDPMDDNDFAINQSALFEQEFQSMKMVIYGIGIFLTGLALFVGGIGVMNIMFVSVKERTKEIGIRKAVGAKSWEILLQFLMESIVICLVGGVIGVLLSIGVTQLLNQIFIAYMDWTTVLNAILICTMVGILFGYLPSSKAAKSDPIESLRYE
- a CDS encoding ABC transporter permease, which translates into the protein MNITEVIRQSFDSITSNKLRSSLTLLAITVGVFAIISANTAVLVLDTYFKDTLSLMGGDVITVSKYPAIQMGPMDWDVYRNREDITIEQMERLDELSRQAEGIGPNRNYRTTRVTYKDKETEPNIGIRGGNENYLENNAYTIERGRNFLAEDIDYARSVAIIGADVESALFEMEDALGKEIRIEGRPYTIIGITEAKGNVFGNTLDRYVLIPYSNLAGIYGKNQNIGIQLRAGSVENIENVIDEVTGILRAIRKVDPAAVNDFEISTNESLSNSLESFTGILYTIGFVVGGVVLLGAGIGVMNIMLVSVSERTREIGVRKAVGATKNAIISQFLMESIALCQIGGIIGILLGAGLGNAAALWLESGAVIPWGSALGGVVGMMLVGVVFGVYPAYKAAQLDPIESLRYE